The following are from one region of the Candidatus Polarisedimenticolaceae bacterium genome:
- a CDS encoding pyridoxal phosphate-dependent aminotransferase, which produces MSTRTTVPLHRESVARLVAAQPFDVRNASIREMNRLVNAIEADSGLTFIRMEFGIPGLPVSEIAIRAEIDALQNRRVGNVYAPFDGIPELKQEASRFAKLFMDVDVPPTCCVPAVGAMLGTFAALALANRMHKGRRTLILLQPGFPVNRQQARFLGLKTHSIDFYDHRGEKLFAAVEERMREGDVCGVLWSSPNNPSWVVLDDDELRGLGALCDRYDVLAIEDLAYFGMDLRRDVLTPGEPPYQATVLKHTRNGISVVSSSKMFSYAGQRIAIAFLHPALAERRLPDLPERLGSSLVRHAFMHGILYPLIASVPETPQYGLAALLAAANGGHRELFEPGREYARRAKAMKAIFLRNGFRLVYDNDRGEPLGDGFYFTISYPGFDDGVDLILELLHYGVSAISLDATGSCRREGLRACVSLTGPELFGTLEERVRAFHEDHPVSRN; this is translated from the coding sequence GTGAGCACACGCACGACCGTGCCACTCCACCGCGAGTCTGTCGCCCGTCTCGTCGCGGCGCAGCCGTTCGACGTGCGAAACGCCTCGATCCGCGAGATGAACCGGCTCGTGAACGCCATCGAGGCCGACTCCGGGCTCACGTTCATCCGGATGGAGTTCGGCATCCCGGGCCTCCCGGTGAGCGAGATCGCCATCCGCGCCGAGATCGATGCGCTCCAGAACCGCCGCGTCGGGAACGTCTACGCGCCGTTCGACGGCATCCCGGAGCTCAAGCAGGAGGCCTCGCGCTTCGCGAAGCTCTTCATGGATGTCGACGTCCCGCCGACGTGCTGCGTTCCGGCCGTCGGCGCGATGCTGGGCACCTTCGCGGCTCTCGCGCTCGCGAACCGCATGCACAAAGGCCGCCGCACGCTGATCCTGTTGCAGCCGGGCTTCCCGGTGAACCGTCAGCAGGCGCGCTTCCTCGGTCTGAAGACGCACTCGATCGATTTCTACGATCATCGCGGAGAGAAGCTCTTCGCGGCGGTCGAGGAGCGAATGCGCGAGGGGGACGTCTGCGGCGTTCTGTGGTCGAGCCCGAACAATCCGAGCTGGGTCGTTCTCGACGACGACGAGCTCCGCGGACTCGGCGCCCTCTGCGACCGCTACGACGTGCTCGCGATCGAGGACCTGGCCTACTTCGGCATGGACCTGCGCCGCGACGTCCTCACGCCCGGCGAGCCGCCGTATCAGGCGACCGTGCTGAAGCACACGAGGAACGGGATCTCGGTCGTCAGCAGCTCGAAGATGTTCAGCTACGCCGGGCAGCGGATCGCGATCGCGTTCCTCCACCCGGCCCTCGCCGAGCGGCGGCTTCCCGATCTTCCGGAGCGCCTCGGCAGCTCGCTCGTGCGCCACGCCTTCATGCACGGGATCCTCTACCCGTTGATCGCGTCGGTGCCCGAGACGCCGCAGTACGGTCTCGCGGCGCTCCTCGCCGCCGCGAACGGCGGCCACCGCGAGCTGTTCGAGCCGGGCCGGGAGTACGCGCGGCGCGCGAAGGCGATGAAGGCGATCTTCCTCCGGAACGGGTTCCGTCTCGTCTACGACAACGACCGCGGCGAGCCGCTCGGGGACGGCTTCTATTTCACGATCTCCTATCCTGGGTTCGACGACGGCGTCGATCTCATCCTCGAGCTGCTCCACTACGGCGTCAGCGCGATCTCGCTCGACGCGACCGGGAGCTGCCGCCGTGAGGGCCTCCGGGCCTGCGTGTCGTTGACCGGGCCCGAGCTGTTCGGCACGCTGGAAGAGCGCGTCCGCGCCTTCCACGAGGATCATCCCGTCTCACGAAACTGA
- a CDS encoding DUF1579 domain-containing protein: MAKKKHAKKAIKKSLKAAKKSAPRRPAAKKRAAKKPMSEAEMMAQWQAASTPAEGHQRLAPMVGKWSAVTEFVMAPGAPAQKHGGTSENELVLGGRYLRQVYRGLAMGMPFEGIGYTGYDNPSKRYVGTWMDTFGTGLMNSVGTGKPSDQKLTFAAEAIEPSGKTVLFDCIITIQDRDHHAYEMWTKAPNGKRYRTMRVDYVRA, translated from the coding sequence ATGGCCAAGAAAAAGCACGCGAAGAAGGCGATCAAGAAGTCCCTGAAAGCCGCGAAGAAGTCCGCCCCCAGGAGGCCCGCCGCCAAGAAGCGCGCGGCGAAGAAGCCGATGAGCGAAGCCGAGATGATGGCGCAGTGGCAGGCCGCGTCCACACCCGCCGAAGGCCATCAGCGCCTGGCGCCGATGGTCGGCAAGTGGAGCGCCGTGACCGAGTTCGTCATGGCACCGGGAGCGCCGGCGCAGAAGCACGGCGGCACCTCCGAGAACGAGCTCGTCCTCGGCGGGCGCTACCTCCGCCAGGTTTATCGCGGGCTGGCGATGGGCATGCCGTTCGAGGGAATCGGGTACACCGGGTACGACAACCCGAGCAAGCGCTACGTCGGCACGTGGATGGACACCTTCGGCACCGGCCTCATGAACAGCGTCGGCACCGGCAAGCCCAGCGACCAGAAGCTGACGTTCGCCGCCGAGGCGATCGAGCCGTCGGGCAAGACGGTCCTCTTCGACTGCATCATCACGATCCAGGATCGCGATCATCACGCCTACGAGATGTGGACCAAGGCCCCCAACGGAAAGCGCTACCGCACGATGCGGGTGGACTACGTCAGGGCGTGA
- a CDS encoding DUF4388 domain-containing protein — translation MSGANQDTGVRQAADELQRYLSDEIAPMMAVEYFEQLMPHPPEITAKIIAHWVQAQHHKPGERVTSADLIYHALKKLSLLSELELVRRATMMRSIHEVSRLLVQVCPAGQRDELRLRLSHLGETTTVLSSRAEFLHREAGLGGGPAPEGGAAAPAAQQQSPKEVAQAKPDADSIDRGARALGMLLDGLAKLHDPKAKEAPKEGPEAALLAQILSTAALESKTNEDLAQHLERIKKEGVATPMGQVFRALGWSLPGWGTIGEEGKGDVDPRAGRQLKAMDRIVALAPDAQERAKRWGEMIYAAIEQLNEGRLAQAVSILEVAKRLITERRPDPEIVAQVFQQAETAISEDLLRRLADVPTKHGLLRKVLEFFPSLRPDMLLSHLDGEIRREKRKLILTLLEVHGPICRDAILSRLASVMRHEMPDPDGFYRRNLAFLLRRIPRTAHERLEEELALLTAMVDPLEPPISAKEAVMALGQVRHSDAEMALIDRLRSLEAEMISRGGSRDSWELADRICAALARHGSPRAIRAIASHACNRAPALGDALTRFEHLSRLDLTVDPEQLAVLLKAIRDLAPAKVLGFVPKKGHHDLACMMNAIAGTPAQEVRAVLQGIAEKFKNHALGEQARSVLAKLEPKARVTPDALTGDLELFGLPNLMQTLAGSGSSGELVLFDTQQARQGAIVLTKGKITRADHGTLAGAEAIYTFMEKPFPGSFAFRAVADDREVSSDTALDAMSVLLEGARRHDEYQQARAFAADGVRYEPAGIPAIRHPDENDGELATAVWDRAAAGTPADLCEKEVKADPYRVRRLYAYWVESRALRPRA, via the coding sequence ATGTCCGGGGCGAACCAAGACACCGGTGTCCGACAGGCGGCCGACGAGCTGCAGCGCTACCTCTCCGACGAGATCGCCCCGATGATGGCGGTCGAGTACTTCGAGCAGCTCATGCCGCACCCGCCGGAGATCACGGCGAAGATCATCGCCCACTGGGTCCAGGCGCAGCACCACAAGCCCGGCGAGCGGGTCACGAGCGCCGATCTCATCTACCACGCCCTCAAGAAGCTGTCGCTCCTCTCCGAGCTCGAGCTGGTCCGCCGCGCCACGATGATGCGCTCCATCCACGAGGTGAGCCGTCTCCTCGTGCAGGTGTGCCCTGCCGGGCAGCGCGACGAGCTGCGGCTGCGCCTGAGCCACCTTGGCGAGACGACGACCGTGCTCTCCTCCCGCGCGGAGTTCCTCCACCGGGAGGCCGGCCTGGGCGGCGGTCCCGCTCCCGAGGGCGGTGCCGCAGCACCGGCGGCGCAGCAGCAAAGCCCGAAGGAAGTGGCGCAAGCGAAACCCGACGCCGACTCGATCGACCGCGGCGCGCGCGCTCTGGGGATGCTCCTCGACGGGTTGGCGAAGCTTCACGACCCGAAGGCGAAGGAGGCTCCGAAGGAAGGCCCCGAGGCCGCGCTCCTCGCGCAGATCCTCTCGACGGCCGCGCTCGAGTCGAAGACCAACGAAGATCTCGCCCAGCATCTCGAGCGCATCAAGAAGGAAGGGGTCGCGACCCCGATGGGTCAGGTCTTCCGCGCCCTCGGCTGGAGCCTTCCGGGCTGGGGCACGATCGGCGAGGAAGGGAAGGGCGACGTCGATCCGCGTGCCGGCCGGCAGCTGAAGGCGATGGACCGGATCGTCGCGCTCGCCCCCGACGCTCAGGAGCGAGCGAAGCGGTGGGGCGAGATGATCTACGCCGCCATCGAGCAGCTCAACGAGGGGCGCCTCGCGCAGGCGGTCTCGATTCTCGAGGTCGCGAAGCGCCTCATCACCGAGCGCCGTCCCGATCCCGAGATCGTTGCGCAGGTGTTTCAACAGGCGGAGACGGCGATCTCGGAAGATCTGCTGCGCCGGCTCGCGGACGTGCCCACGAAGCACGGGCTGCTGCGCAAGGTGCTCGAGTTCTTCCCGTCGCTCCGCCCGGACATGCTTCTGTCGCACCTGGACGGCGAGATCCGGCGCGAGAAGCGGAAGCTGATCCTGACGCTCCTCGAAGTCCACGGTCCGATCTGCCGCGACGCGATCCTCTCTCGCCTCGCGTCGGTCATGCGCCACGAGATGCCTGATCCCGACGGCTTCTACCGTCGCAACCTGGCCTTCCTCCTGCGGCGTATTCCGCGGACCGCCCACGAGCGCCTCGAAGAGGAGCTGGCCCTCCTGACGGCGATGGTCGACCCGCTCGAGCCTCCGATCTCCGCGAAGGAGGCGGTGATGGCGCTCGGCCAGGTCCGCCACAGCGATGCCGAGATGGCCCTCATCGACCGCCTGCGCTCGCTCGAGGCGGAGATGATCTCCCGAGGCGGATCGAGGGACAGCTGGGAGCTGGCGGACCGCATCTGCGCGGCGCTGGCGCGGCACGGCTCGCCGCGCGCGATCCGCGCGATCGCGTCCCACGCGTGCAACCGGGCGCCGGCCTTGGGCGACGCGCTCACCCGCTTCGAGCACCTCTCGCGCCTCGACCTCACGGTCGATCCCGAGCAGCTCGCCGTGCTCCTGAAAGCGATCCGCGACCTGGCGCCGGCCAAGGTCCTCGGGTTCGTGCCGAAGAAGGGGCACCACGATCTGGCGTGCATGATGAACGCGATCGCCGGAACGCCGGCGCAAGAAGTCCGCGCCGTGCTCCAGGGGATCGCGGAGAAGTTCAAGAACCACGCGCTCGGCGAACAGGCCCGAAGTGTCCTGGCCAAGCTCGAGCCGAAGGCGCGCGTCACGCCCGACGCTCTGACCGGCGACCTCGAGCTGTTCGGCCTGCCGAACCTCATGCAGACGCTCGCCGGCTCGGGCTCGTCCGGCGAGCTGGTCCTCTTCGACACGCAGCAGGCGCGCCAGGGAGCGATCGTGCTCACGAAGGGGAAGATCACCCGCGCGGACCACGGCACGCTGGCCGGCGCCGAGGCGATCTACACCTTCATGGAGAAGCCGTTCCCGGGGAGCTTCGCGTTTCGCGCGGTCGCGGACGATCGCGAAGTCTCGTCCGATACTGCGCTCGACGCCATGTCGGTCCTCCTCGAAGGGGCGCGGCGTCACGACGAGTACCAGCAGGCGCGCGCCTTTGCCGCCGACGGGGTGCGCTACGAGCCCGCGGGAATCCCGGCCATCCGCCACCCCGACGAGAACGACGGCGAGCTGGCGACCGCCGTGTGGGACCGCGCGGCCGCGGGCACCCCCGCCGACCTCTGCGAGAAGGAGGTCAAGGCCGATCCGTACCGCGTGCGCCGCCTCTATGCGTACTGGGTCGAGTCCCGCGCTCTCCGTCCCCGCGCCTGA
- a CDS encoding fumarate reductase/succinate dehydrogenase flavoprotein subunit gives MSAEIRTIGCDVLVVGAGGAGLRAAIEASAAGAKVAVVSKSLLGKAHTVMAEGGIAAALANVDDRDSWRVHFADTMRGGGYVNQPRMAELHAKEAPARVRELEAWGALFDRTADGRILQRNFGGHRYPRLAHVGDRTGLEMIRTLQDHGIHAGIDFYMERTVTALLKDGPRIAGAFTYERERGRFAVFHAKAVILATGGIGRAYSITSNSWEYTGDGHSLAYEAGADLADIEFVQFHPTGMVWPLSVRGILVTEGVRGEGGVLRNREGKRFMFDQIPELYAAQTATTEEEGWRYCQGDKSARRPPELLTRDHVSRCIMREIREGRGSPHGGVFLDIAWIKERVKDGEAHIKRKLPSMYHQFKELAGIDITKEPMEVGPTTHYIMGGVRVDPDSQMSSVPGLFAAGESAAGLHGANRLGGNSLSDLLVFGQRAGAAAARFAHDSGAPKLDAAQVAAAEREALAPFAGAPDAGEGPYAIQRELQETMQDLVGIMRREDEMRRALEAIARLKARAAAVRVTGNREYNPGWHTALDLRHLLTVSEAIARAAIERKESRGAQFRDDYPEKSPELGKVTMVVRKQGGGEMTVARESLPEPTPEQRAIIEEMK, from the coding sequence GTGAGCGCCGAGATCCGGACGATCGGGTGCGACGTCCTGGTCGTCGGCGCCGGCGGCGCCGGTCTCCGGGCCGCGATCGAAGCGTCGGCTGCGGGGGCGAAGGTCGCGGTCGTCTCGAAGTCGCTCCTCGGCAAGGCGCACACCGTCATGGCCGAAGGCGGGATCGCCGCGGCGCTGGCCAACGTCGACGACCGCGATTCGTGGCGCGTCCACTTCGCCGACACGATGCGGGGCGGCGGCTACGTCAACCAGCCGCGCATGGCCGAGCTGCACGCCAAGGAAGCGCCGGCGCGCGTGCGCGAGCTCGAGGCGTGGGGCGCCCTCTTCGACCGCACCGCCGACGGCCGGATCCTCCAGCGCAACTTCGGCGGCCATAGGTACCCGCGCCTCGCTCACGTCGGCGACCGCACGGGACTCGAGATGATTCGCACGCTCCAGGATCACGGCATCCACGCCGGGATCGACTTCTACATGGAGCGCACCGTGACCGCGCTCTTGAAGGACGGCCCTCGGATCGCGGGCGCGTTCACCTACGAGCGCGAGCGTGGACGGTTCGCCGTCTTCCACGCCAAGGCCGTCATCCTCGCGACCGGCGGCATCGGGCGCGCCTACTCGATCACGAGCAACAGCTGGGAGTACACCGGGGACGGGCACAGCCTCGCCTACGAGGCGGGGGCCGATCTCGCGGACATCGAGTTCGTGCAGTTCCACCCCACGGGCATGGTCTGGCCGCTCTCGGTGCGCGGCATCCTCGTCACCGAGGGCGTCCGCGGCGAAGGGGGCGTGCTCCGCAATCGCGAGGGCAAGCGGTTCATGTTCGACCAGATCCCCGAGTTGTACGCCGCGCAGACGGCGACCACCGAAGAAGAGGGCTGGCGTTACTGCCAGGGGGACAAGTCCGCGCGGCGCCCGCCGGAGCTCCTGACGCGCGACCACGTGTCGCGCTGCATCATGCGCGAGATCCGCGAAGGCCGGGGGAGCCCGCACGGCGGCGTGTTCCTCGACATCGCATGGATCAAGGAACGTGTGAAGGACGGCGAGGCCCACATCAAGAGGAAGCTCCCGAGCATGTACCACCAGTTCAAGGAGCTGGCCGGGATCGACATCACGAAGGAGCCGATGGAGGTCGGGCCGACGACGCACTACATCATGGGCGGCGTCCGGGTCGATCCCGACTCGCAGATGTCGAGCGTGCCGGGACTCTTCGCGGCCGGCGAGTCGGCCGCGGGTCTGCACGGAGCGAACCGGCTCGGCGGAAACTCCCTCTCCGATCTGCTCGTCTTCGGGCAGCGCGCCGGCGCCGCCGCCGCGAGATTCGCGCACGACAGCGGTGCGCCGAAGCTCGACGCGGCTCAGGTCGCCGCCGCGGAGCGTGAGGCGCTCGCGCCGTTCGCGGGCGCTCCGGACGCCGGCGAAGGGCCGTACGCGATCCAGCGCGAGCTGCAAGAGACGATGCAGGATCTCGTCGGCATCATGAGGCGCGAGGACGAGATGCGCCGCGCCCTCGAGGCGATCGCGCGCCTGAAGGCGCGTGCCGCGGCGGTGCGGGTCACCGGCAACCGCGAGTACAACCCGGGCTGGCATACGGCGCTCGACCTCCGCCACCTCCTGACCGTCTCGGAAGCGATCGCGCGCGCGGCGATCGAGCGCAAGGAGAGCCGCGGCGCGCAGTTTCGTGACGACTACCCGGAGAAGAGCCCCGAGCTCGGCAAGGTCACAATGGTCGTGCGGAAGCAGGGCGGCGGCGAGATGACCGTGGCGCGCGAGTCCCTTCCCGAGCCGACGCCGGAGCAGCGCGCCATCATCGAGGAGATGAAGTGA
- a CDS encoding succinate dehydrogenase/fumarate reductase iron-sulfur subunit: MNPERTFEIWRGDRQGGAFQTYRTEVAPGMVVLDAVHAVQAESANDLAVRWNCKAGKCGSCSAEINGKPRLMCMTRLSDLPDDPVRIEPMKAFPLIRDLVTDVSSNYEAKKKIEPFKPRPADAPDGTWRMAQSDVDRVQEFRKCIECFLCQDVCHVLREHALHDKFIGPRNLVHVAALEMHPLDVADRLPKLRDEHGAGYCNITKCCTKVCPEGITITDNAIIPLKERIVDRYYDPLRTFMRIVGID, translated from the coding sequence GTGAACCCAGAGCGGACGTTCGAGATCTGGCGCGGCGACCGGCAGGGCGGGGCGTTCCAGACCTACCGCACCGAGGTCGCGCCCGGAATGGTGGTGCTCGACGCGGTGCATGCCGTGCAAGCCGAGTCCGCGAACGATCTCGCCGTGCGGTGGAACTGCAAGGCGGGGAAGTGCGGGTCGTGCTCGGCCGAGATCAACGGCAAGCCGCGGCTCATGTGCATGACGCGCCTCTCCGATCTTCCCGACGATCCGGTGCGGATCGAGCCGATGAAGGCGTTCCCGCTGATCCGCGACCTCGTCACCGACGTGTCGTCGAACTACGAGGCGAAGAAGAAGATCGAGCCGTTCAAGCCGCGGCCCGCCGACGCCCCCGACGGCACGTGGCGCATGGCGCAATCCGACGTCGACCGGGTCCAGGAGTTCCGGAAGTGCATCGAGTGCTTCCTCTGCCAGGACGTCTGCCACGTCCTGCGCGAGCACGCGCTCCACGACAAGTTCATCGGCCCGCGCAACCTCGTCCACGTGGCCGCGCTCGAGATGCACCCGCTCGACGTCGCCGACCGGCTGCCGAAGCTGCGCGACGAGCACGGCGCCGGCTACTGCAACATCACGAAGTGCTGCACGAAGGTCTGCCCCGAGGGGATCACGATCACGGACAACGCGATCATCCCGCTCAAGGAGCGGATCGTCGATCGTTACTACGATCCGCTCCGGACGTTCATGCGCATCGTCGGTATCGATTGA